TCGCACATGACGCGGGCGTCGACCACCCGGACCGGCACCAGCCCCTTCTCGATACGCCAGACCTTCTGCCGCGAGCAGTCCAGCGCCTCCGCCGCCGCGTCGAGCGTGACCGAGGCGTCCTCACGTAGCTGCGTGAGCAGCCGCCCGAGCTGACGTCGCGGCACGGTCGAACCGCTTGTTTCATCCGTCATGCAACATCACCGCACTCCTCCTGCAACATCGGGCAACTCCTCCCGCGCAGATTCCTCGTGCATTCATCGCGCGCTATTTCGGGATAAGGGTATTGAGGTGCGGCTGCATTGCGCAAGGTGTCCGGACCACCGCATGCTGTGAACTGTCTTCCCCGGGCGGAATGGGTCGGAAATGGCGTCCCTGTGGCCGCCGGAATTCCGACCGGATGGTTCCGTTCCGTGAAAGAGGATTCCCATGCAGGCAATGGAACGAGGCCCCGAAGCCGCACCATCGTCCTCCCCGCCGGCAGGCCGGTCACCCGAGCGACGCCATCGCCCTCTCCCCCGGCAGGCCAGTCGATGGAGCGAGGCCCCGAAGCGGCACCATCGTCCTCTGCGCCGGCAGGCCGGTCACCCGAGGCGTCGCCGAACCGGGGCGGGGCGGTGACCGCGCACGGGCCGGTGCTGCCCACCTGGAACTGTGCCGGATGTGGCCGGCCCTGGCCCTGCGCCCGACGCCGGATCGAGCTGCGCGCCGAGTACGACCAGGCACCCGTGTCCCTGGCGCTCTACATGGGATCCTGCCTCGTCTCCGCCAGCCAGGACCTGGGCTGGTCCACCGCCGGCACCCTGCACCGCCGATTCCTGGGCTGGCTGCGGTGAGCCAACTCGGCGCCGGCGACCTGCTGCGCCTGGGCCAGGCCGCCAGCGTGCAGTTCCGCCGGCCGATCCTGTTCCGGTTGATCCGCGAGCTGGACTGGACCACCTACGACGGCTGGGTCTGGCTCGACGGATACCAACTCGACAGCCAGGGCCAAGCGGTCGCCCGCCGGTCACTGTTCGTCCAGCGCGCAGGCATCACGCTGGTACGCGCCGCACCCCGCCCCCTTCCCTACCGCCCACCACAACTCACCCCCACCCGACGGCAAGGCGCCACCCAGCGGCAAGGCGCCATCCAGCGGTAAGGCCCCGCCCAGCGGTAAGGCGCCGACTGGCGGTTGAAGGTCCGTCGGATGGACGAGAACGAGGTGATGGCCCGACAGCCCGCCCGAACCACCGGCACGGCCGACACACGCCGGCTACCCCTCCCCCACACCCCGGGCTCCCTCACCCACACCCCGACCGCGCTGACTCCCTCGGCCGCACGCCCTGGCCCCTCCCCGACGCCCGGCCGGGCTGACCCCTCAGCCGCACACCCCGACCCCTCACCCACCCCTGCCCAGGCTGGCCCCCCAGCCACGCACCCGGCCCCTCACCCACCCCCGCCCGGACTGGCCCCTCAGCCACACGCCCGCCCCCGCCCGGGCTGGCCCCTCAGCCCGGCTGCCCCTCTCGGCCGCACACCCCGATCCCTTGCCCACTCCGGCCGCGCTGACCCCTCGGCCACACGCCCCGACCGTGCTGACCCCCTCGGGCGCGCGTTCATGATCCCCGCAACTTCCCTGTTGTTGCTGCCTCAGCACGAGGTTGAGGCAGCAACAACAGGGAAGTTGTGCGGATCTCCGCGTCGGCGGGTACGCGGATCCCGCCACGCCCTCACGCCCTCACGCCCTCACGCCCTCACGCCCTCACGCCCTCACGCCGATCTTGCAGTTTGGGTCGGCGAAAGGTTCTCTTCTTCCGCTTTGCGGCGACAGAAAGTGCAAGATCGCGGAGGAGGGCGGGCGGGGGTGGGGTGTCAGACGAGTGGGGGGTGGGTACCTCGCCGGTACTGAGGCGTGGGGCCGGCACGGGAGTGGTCAAGCATCCACGCACGACCAGGAGGTGACGCTATGAGATTTCCTTCGCTGTCGCGCCGGGAACAGCCCGCGTCGACGGCCGACGACACCGACCGGGACGGCACGGTCGCCACCGACACCCGTATCCCCGAGGGGTCCACAGTAGAGGAACGTGCCGACGACGACGCCGCCACGCAGCGCGGCGGGGCGGCGACGACCGGCGCCACGGCCACCCGACGCCCCGCCAACGAGCGGACCGCCAGCGGCCGAGTGGCCACCGAGCGCCCCGCCAACGAGCGCCCGGCAGCCGAGCAGGCTGAGACCGAGCGCACCGATATCGAGCGTGCCGCCGCCGAGCGGGCTGCCACCGAGCGTGCCACCGACCGGACCACCACAGAGCGCGCCGCCACCGACCAGGCCGCCGCCGAGCGCGCCGCCGCTCGGGCTGCCGTCGCGCCCGGCCCGCGCCCGACGCGCGACCGCGACCGCATCACCGACCGCGACCCGGAAGCCGACCGCGACCCGGACGTTGACCGGGACACAACCGTCACCGACCGGCACCGCACGGATCGGGACCACACCGACCGGGACCGCACGGATCGGGACCACACGGATCCGGACCGCACTGACCGGGACGCCACCCTCGACCGGGACCGGGTGCCGGCTCCGGACGAGACCCGCGCGCCGGTCGGGCCGCGGCCCCGGGCCAGCATGTTGGCCACCCTCGGCCTGATCGTCGGCGTCGCCGGCGTGCTGTTTGTGCTCACAGGGATCCTCGCCGGGTACGGCATCGGGGTGGGCGCGGCCGGGGCGGTGCTCGCCGTACTCGGACTGATCGCCACCCGGCGCCGGCACATCGCCGGCAAGTCCGACGCGCTGCTGGGCATCGCCTTCGGTCTCGGCGCGGTGGTCCTCGGCGTACTGGCGATGACCGGGCAGTACGACTGGCCGAGCACCGACGGCGACCTGGTGGCCCGCTTCCGCGAGTGGCTCGACTCACAGTTTGTCGATCGCCTGTAGCGGGCACTGTCCGGCCCGCCGGTGGTGCATCGGCGCCCGGCCGGTGAGCGACCGGCCGTAGCCCGACCAGTTCTGGTGGTTCACCAGCCGGGCGCATTTCGTCAGGGGCGGCGGTCCGCCGCCCCTGACGCATGTCCCACTACCCGCCACCCATCGACCCTGCCCGACAGCCGACCTGGCCACAATGACCGGGAAGCGCTCGTCGGTGCCGAAGGGAACGTGGCGTCATGGACAGACTGACCAAGGGCGAGCTTTTTGCCCTTCTCCGAGTCGTGATGTCGGCTCAGGCCGAGGTGATGCTCGGCCGCCTCAACGCTCAGCCAGTGCGTCACTTGGCTGAGGCGTTCGACGCTTTCGGTGAGTTGGCCGGCATCGAATCGTATGACGCTCGCGTGATTCAGGGCCTTGAGCGGCTGAATCACCGATTGCGATTGCAGTTGGGCGAGATGGTAGGAGCCGAGGAGGCTCAGCCACTCCAGTGACTGGGCCTCCCTGGGCACGTCTCAGCCGCAAGACCCAGGGCGAGATGCAACGAATCATCGTCAGCACGGCGCTAGACGCAACGATCAGCCGGTATATGCAAGGCTTCGCGGTGGATCCTGCTCCTTCGGCCCGCATAACGTTGGGCTACGGCGCCAGCCCGTGGGCCGTCGGTGGCCGGGCGCGCCCGAACCTGGGAGCAGGACAATGACGATGGACGCCACCCGCCAGCGCTTCCTGATGTGCCGGCCGACGTACTTCGCCGTCGACTACGCGATCAATCCGTGGATGGACCCGACCGCTCCGGTCGACGCCGACCTCGCCGTCCGGCAGTGGGAGGGGCTGCGCCAGGTCTACCTGGACCTGGGCCACACCGTCGAGGAGATCGCCCCGCTGCCGGGCCTGCCCGACATGGTCTTCGCCGCGAACGGCGGCACCGTGATCGACGGCCGGGCGATGGCCGTGCAGTTCCGGGATCCGCAGCGCGCCGACGAGGCGCCCGCCTACCGCGCCTGGTTCGAGACGGCCGGCTTCGAGATGTACGACCCGAAGCACGTCAACGAGGGCGAGGGCGACATCCTGCTCGCCGGTGACCACCTGCTCGCCGGGACCGGCTTCCGCACCGCACATGCCTCGCACGCCCAGCTCCAGGAGGTCTTCGGCTACCCGGTGATCACCATGCAGCTGGTCGATCCGCGCTTCTACCACCTGGACACCGCGCTGACCGTGCTCGACGAGCGGACCGTGGCGTACCTGCCGGAGGCGTTCTCGCCCGGCAGCCAGGCCGTGCTGCGCCGGCTCTTCCCCGACGCGGTGCACGCCACCATGGCCGACGCCGAGGTGCTCGGCCTCAACGCGGTCAGCGACGGGCGGCACGTGGTGCTGCCCGCGCAGGCCACCGGCCTGGCCGCCACGCTGCGCGACCGGGGCTACGAGACCATCGGTGTCGACCTGTCCGAGCTGCGCAAGGCCGGCGGTGGCCCGAAGTGCTGCACGTTGCGACTCCGTCAGGGAAAGGCAAGCCAGTGATCGAGGACATGCTGCGGACTCCCGCTGCGGTGCAGGACGCGGAGCGCCACACCGCGCACAACTACCACCCGCTGCCGGTGGTGATCTCCTCCGCCGAGGGCGCCTGGGTGACCGACGTGGACGGCCGGCGCTACCTCGACTGTCTCGCGGGCTACTCGGCGCTGAACTTCGGCCACCGGCACCCGACGCTGATCGCCGCCGCGCACGCCCAGCTGGACAGGTTGACGTTGACCAGCCGGGCGTTCATCCACGACCAGTTCGCCGACTTCTGCCGGGAACTGGCGGCGCTCTGCGGCAAGGACCTGGTGCTGCCGATGAACACCGGCGCCGAGGCCGTGGAGACCGGCATCAAGGTGGCCCGCAAGTGGGGCTACCAGGTCAAGGGGGTGCCGGCCGGGCAGGCCAACATCGTGGTCGCGGAGGGCAACTTCCACGGGCGTACGACCACCATCGTCAGCTTCTCCACCGACGAGGACGCGCGGGCCGACTTCGGGCCGTACACGCCGGGCTTCCGGATCGTCCCGTACGGCGACCTGGCCGCGCTGACCGCCGCGATCGACGAGCACACCGTCGCGGTGCTGCTGGAGCCGATCCAGGGCGAGCAGGGCGTGGTGGTGCCGCCGGAGGGCTACCTGCCCGGCGTACGGCAGCTCTGCACCGAGCGCAACGTGCTCTTCATCGCCGACGAGATCCAGTCCGGCCTGGGCCGTACCGGCACCACCTTCGCCTGCGAGCTGGACGGCGTCGTGCCGGACATGTACCTGCTGGGCAAGGCGCTCGGCGGTGGCATCGTGCCGGTCTCCGCGGTGGCCGCCGACGCCGATGTGCTCGGCGTGCTCAAGCCGGGCCAGCACGGCTCCACCTTCGGCGGCAACCCCCTCGCCTGCGCGGTGGCGACCGAGGTGGTCCGGCTGCTGGCGACCGGCGAGTTCCAGCGCCGCTCGGCCGAGCTGGGCGAGCGGCTGCACGCCGGCCTCCGCGCGCTGCTCGGCAAGGGCCTGGTCGCCGTACGCGGCCGAGGGCTCTGGGTCGGCCTGGACATCGACCCGGCACTGATGAGCGGCCGGGAGGCCTGCGAACGGCTGATGGAGCGGGGTGTGCTGGCCAAGGACACGCACGGCTCGACCATCCGCCTCGCCCCGCCGCTGGTGATCACCGAAGCGGAGATCGACCACGCGGTGGCGCAGGTGGCCGCCGTGCTGGCCGGCTGAGCAGTCGTACCGCCTCGGCGGGCGTCGGGACCACGGCCCCGGCGCCCGCCGTCGTGCGGGGGACCTCAGCGCGGCAGGCGCATCGCCATGGTCGGCGCCTCGGCCATCACCGAGTCCGGGTTGTACGGCGCGCCCGCCGGGAACTCGCTCGGGCGGCCGACCTGGACCCCCGGGTACAGCTCCACCATGTCACCGGTACCGAGCACCCGGGACTGCTGCGGGGCCAACGAGATGCGGTCGGACTCCGCCATCGAGCCGCCCGGACGCACGCCCGAGCCGTTGGTGCTGACGTCGGTGGCGACGACATCGCCGCCCCGCAGCTCCAACCGCAGGTGGCTGCGGCTGATCCACCGCCGGGCCTCGTCGTTGAGCCACTGGCCGAGCATGATCCCACCGGAGCCGTCCGGTGCCCGACCGATCATCGCCGGCTGCTCCTCGGTGAGGACGAAGCGACGGCGGATCAGGCCACCGACGCGTACCGCGAGGACCTCGCTGCGGGGCCGGGGCCCGGCGTCGCGCAGTCGGGCGCCGTGCCGGGGGCAGGTCGGCACGCCCTTGCGCAGCGCCGGTGGCGGCTGACCCGTCGGCTCGCGGTCCACCCGGGCCAGGTCGGCGAAGGCGCCGCCGCCCCCGGCACCGCCGAAGAGGGTGCAGCCCGACTCCGGGCACCGCCACTCCCGGGCGAGCAGCTTGGCGCCGGCCGGCGACGGCGGCCCGGCCACCGGGGTGTGGCCACCGCCGACGTGGGCGATGAAGACGGGACCGCCGGCACCCGGCACCGGGGCGAGGACCCGGCCCGGCTGCTCCACCAGCCAGGGGAACCGCCCGCGCAGGCCGTCGAAGCGGACCCGGCTGAGCACCGGCAGGCCGAGCAGGTCGGCCACCTCCAGCATCCGGTCACCCGGGTTGTCGAGCACCTCGACCAGGCCGTCGTCGGCCCAGCGGCGGACCACCATCCGCTCGTTGGAGGTGAGGTCGGCGTCGGAGAGCATCCCCCGGTGCACCACCGCGTAGACCGGGACGCTGTCCTCCTCCAGGCTGCGGGCCAGCGCGTCGATGACCATGCCGAGGCGCAGCGAGCTGGCCGGACGCCCGCCGTCGAGATCCTGGTAGCGGATGACCTCGGCCAGGTCGAGCACCGCACGGGCCAGCTGCGGGTCGGTGCAGACGCGCCCCTCGATGGCGTCCAGCACCTTGCTGATCTCGAACCTCATCGCGCACTCTCCACGATCTCGTCGATCCGCCGGGCCAGCTCCACATCACGCACCGTGACACCGCCGGCCGAGTGGGTCACGCAGCAGAAGGTCACCGTCCGCCACCGGATGTCGATGTCGGGGTGATGGTCCAGCTCCTCGGCCGTCACGGCGACCCGGTCGACCACCGCGATGGCGTCCGGAAAACTCGCCAGCTCCACGGTGCGGGTGATCCCGGCGGGGTCTCCCGACCAGCCCGCCAGCCCACCCAACTCCTCTCGCACCGCCCCGGCGGTGAGCACGTCTGCCATGCCCAGACCCTAACCTGTCCCCCCGCCGGCCACCGCTGGGCGATCTTGGTACGGAACCACCCTGCACGGGGCGGTTTCGTACCAAGATCCAGCAGGATCGGTCTTCAGGTCATGCGGCTTACGGTGGAGCGGAGGCGGTGGAGGTCGCGGCGGCGGCGTTCGTAGGTGGCCGCCAGGCCGATCAGGGTCAACCCGGCGGCGGCCAGGTAGGCCCACCGGGGCAGCAGATCCCAGCTCCGCACCAGCTCGTGCAGGGCGAGCAGGGTCAGGGTGACCCCGCCGAGCACCACCGGCGCCTGCCAGCGCCGGACCGCACCGAGCAGCGTCGCGGCGAGCGCGGCCGCGCCGAGCAGCAACCGCCGCCACGGCTGCGGGTCGGGGCCGAACAGCACGGCGGCCAGGCTGGGCAGCAGCACGGCCGCCAGGCCGGGGCCGAGCGCCAGCCAGCTGGTCAACCCCGGCCGGGTACGCAACGCCACCAACCCCGCCGCGAGCGCCACCGCCGCCAGCGGCAGGGTGTACGCCTCCAGCACCGCCACCCCACCGGAGACCAGCAGCAGCCAGACCGCAAGCAGTTCACTGCCACCGGCGATGCCGGCGAAGACCCACCGCCGACCGGTCGACTCGCCGCGACGCAGCAGCCGCATCCCGACCGCTGCGCCCCAGAGCACGCAGACCGTCGCGGCGTGCCGGGGTGCACCGACGGTGAGCAGCAGCGCGAGCAGCGCCACCGCCTGCGCGGCAGCATCCAGCGCCCGACGCACCGCCGAGGCCGGCAGTGTCGCGGCGAGCGTGAGGGCGACGGCCGCCACGCCGAGCACGGCGAACGCCGCCATCCGCAACGGCAGCCCGCCGGCCAGCGGGGCGGCGACCGCGAACCCGGTCGCCGCCACGACCGCGACCAGCCAACCGGCCAGGCGTACGAACCGATGGCGTGCGGCCACCCCGGCGACGGTCGCGGCCACCACCAGCAGGCCCAGCCCGGCCAGGGTGCCGGCCCGGGTGGCCTGGAGGTTGAGCAGCCCGGCAACGGCCAACACCGACCCGACCGGCACGGCGGCACCGACGAACGCCGTACCCGAGGTCAACAGTGCGCCGGCCAGCAGCAGGGCCACGCCGCCGAGCAGCGCCGACGCCGGCACCACCGGCCAGGGCGCGGCCGCGGCGACCAGCAGCACCGGACCGGCGGCTCCCACGAACGGCAGCACCGCCGCCACCACCCGCCACCCGCCGGCCCGCCACCAGCGATCCCGGCCGGCGGAGTCGCCGAGTGGGCTCGGCGCGGTGCCCGCGGACCGGGCGACGGGCCAGGCGGCCAGCGCCGCCGCCAGCGCCAACGTCGCCAGTGCCACGCCGACCGGCAGCGCGCCCGGTAGTGGTGGTGCCGCCGGGGCACCGGACCACGGGGCGGCCGGCGGACCGTACGGCGTCATCAGGGCCGTCACGACCACCGGGACGGCCGCCAGCACCGCCACGCCGGCCAGGCCCAGCCCGGCCACCGGCAACGCCGCCGACGGTCGGGCCCGGAACCCGGCCAGCGCGGTCAGCAGCGCCGCCACCGCCGCGTAGACGGTCACCGGCTCGGCGGCCGGTACGGCCAGCGGCGCCAGACCGGTCACCACGGCGGCCACGGCGAGCCCGGTCGAGGCGTACCCGGTCAGGTCGGGCCAGTGTCGACGCAGCGCGAGCAGCGCGACGGCCGGTAGTGCGACGGCGGCCAGCGCGGCGCGGGCCTGCCACCACGGCGGTGCACCGGCGCCGATCAGCGCGATCGCCGCCCCCGCCGGCACCACGAGCACCGCCGCGACCAGTCCGCCGCCGGCCACCCCGCGCTGCACCGGCCCGCCATGCCGGCCGGCCACCGCCACCGTGAGGCCGGCGGCCAGGATCACCGCGCAGCCCGCGCCGGCGCCGGCCGGGCCGGCCAGCCCGACCAGCAGCCCGTGCCCGAGCAGCGCGGCACCGGACAGCGCCGCGATCAGCGCCGTCGACCCCCGTACCGCCGGGCGGGCCACTGCTGCGGCCAGCAGCACCGACCCCACCGCCAGGTCGACG
This is a stretch of genomic DNA from Micromonospora sp. WMMD1082. It encodes these proteins:
- a CDS encoding thrombospondin — its product is MRFPSLSRREQPASTADDTDRDGTVATDTRIPEGSTVEERADDDAATQRGGAATTGATATRRPANERTASGRVATERPANERPAAEQAETERTDIERAAAERAATERATDRTTTERAATDQAAAERAAARAAVAPGPRPTRDRDRITDRDPEADRDPDVDRDTTVTDRHRTDRDHTDRDRTDRDHTDPDRTDRDATLDRDRVPAPDETRAPVGPRPRASMLATLGLIVGVAGVLFVLTGILAGYGIGVGAAGAVLAVLGLIATRRRHIAGKSDALLGIAFGLGAVVLGVLAMTGQYDWPSTDGDLVARFREWLDSQFVDRL
- the ddaH gene encoding dimethylargininase, which encodes MDATRQRFLMCRPTYFAVDYAINPWMDPTAPVDADLAVRQWEGLRQVYLDLGHTVEEIAPLPGLPDMVFAANGGTVIDGRAMAVQFRDPQRADEAPAYRAWFETAGFEMYDPKHVNEGEGDILLAGDHLLAGTGFRTAHASHAQLQEVFGYPVITMQLVDPRFYHLDTALTVLDERTVAYLPEAFSPGSQAVLRRLFPDAVHATMADAEVLGLNAVSDGRHVVLPAQATGLAATLRDRGYETIGVDLSELRKAGGGPKCCTLRLRQGKASQ
- the rocD gene encoding ornithine--oxo-acid transaminase, coding for MIEDMLRTPAAVQDAERHTAHNYHPLPVVISSAEGAWVTDVDGRRYLDCLAGYSALNFGHRHPTLIAAAHAQLDRLTLTSRAFIHDQFADFCRELAALCGKDLVLPMNTGAEAVETGIKVARKWGYQVKGVPAGQANIVVAEGNFHGRTTTIVSFSTDEDARADFGPYTPGFRIVPYGDLAALTAAIDEHTVAVLLEPIQGEQGVVVPPEGYLPGVRQLCTERNVLFIADEIQSGLGRTGTTFACELDGVVPDMYLLGKALGGGIVPVSAVAADADVLGVLKPGQHGSTFGGNPLACAVATEVVRLLATGEFQRRSAELGERLHAGLRALLGKGLVAVRGRGLWVGLDIDPALMSGREACERLMERGVLAKDTHGSTIRLAPPLVITEAEIDHAVAQVAAVLAG
- a CDS encoding FHA domain-containing protein; its protein translation is MRFEISKVLDAIEGRVCTDPQLARAVLDLAEVIRYQDLDGGRPASSLRLGMVIDALARSLEEDSVPVYAVVHRGMLSDADLTSNERMVVRRWADDGLVEVLDNPGDRMLEVADLLGLPVLSRVRFDGLRGRFPWLVEQPGRVLAPVPGAGGPVFIAHVGGGHTPVAGPPSPAGAKLLAREWRCPESGCTLFGGAGGGGAFADLARVDREPTGQPPPALRKGVPTCPRHGARLRDAGPRPRSEVLAVRVGGLIRRRFVLTEEQPAMIGRAPDGSGGIMLGQWLNDEARRWISRSHLRLELRGGDVVATDVSTNGSGVRPGGSMAESDRISLAPQQSRVLGTGDMVELYPGVQVGRPSEFPAGAPYNPDSVMAEAPTMAMRLPR
- a CDS encoding 4a-hydroxytetrahydrobiopterin dehydratase is translated as MADVLTAGAVREELGGLAGWSGDPAGITRTVELASFPDAIAVVDRVAVTAEELDHHPDIDIRWRTVTFCCVTHSAGGVTVRDVELARRIDEIVESAR